One window from the genome of Dolosigranulum savutiense encodes:
- a CDS encoding ACP S-malonyltransferase: MKVAVIFNGQGAQFEGMGLDFREHFPEARAVFNQASEATGLDMVQLVSEDFSKLRQTKYAQPAIGTVSLAIWASIREILPQVDYMAGLSLGEYAALMASGIFTVSDGLHLLFERGQVMSDVCVEIAEDEPMQMLAVIGMPREVVEHLVEDLPQTYLANFNSPEQIILAGPKSSLKLFNQAAKAAGYRKGLPLKVEGPFHTPLMAVACQPLEALLDSYELQPGCAPVISNTTVEPHDLETLKSTLVRHLIEPVQWEQTIDWLIQAKVTHLIQIGPGQTLQKLLKAHDQAPPCLAISQVEDVSKIEKFLNENKGEKE; the protein is encoded by the coding sequence ATGAAGGTAGCAGTCATATTTAATGGACAAGGTGCTCAGTTCGAGGGGATGGGTCTAGATTTTAGAGAACACTTTCCAGAAGCACGGGCTGTCTTTAACCAAGCAAGTGAAGCGACAGGTCTTGATATGGTGCAGTTAGTGAGTGAGGATTTTTCGAAGTTGCGTCAGACGAAGTACGCCCAGCCCGCTATTGGGACGGTGAGTTTAGCAATCTGGGCAAGCATTCGAGAAATTCTGCCGCAAGTTGATTATATGGCAGGGTTAAGTTTAGGCGAATATGCAGCACTAATGGCGAGTGGGATTTTCACGGTATCTGATGGCTTACACTTATTGTTTGAACGAGGTCAAGTGATGAGTGATGTGTGTGTGGAGATTGCCGAAGATGAACCGATGCAAATGTTAGCGGTTATCGGCATGCCGCGGGAAGTGGTCGAGCATTTAGTGGAAGATTTGCCGCAGACTTATTTAGCAAACTTCAATTCGCCCGAGCAAATTATTCTGGCCGGGCCGAAGTCAAGCTTAAAGCTGTTCAATCAAGCGGCAAAAGCAGCTGGCTATCGTAAAGGATTGCCCTTAAAAGTGGAAGGTCCCTTCCATACGCCGTTAATGGCAGTTGCTTGTCAACCCCTAGAAGCGCTACTGGATTCGTATGAACTTCAACCGGGATGTGCTCCTGTTATTAGCAATACAACGGTGGAGCCACATGATTTAGAGACATTGAAGTCAACATTGGTACGTCACTTAATCGAACCCGTACAGTGGGAGCAAACAATCGATTGGTTGATTCAAGCGAAGGTAACGCATCTGATCCAAATTGGACCGGGGCAAACCTTACAAAAATTGCTCAAGGCCCATGATCAAGCGCCGCCATGTTTAGCAATTAGTCAAGTTGAGGACGTATCAAAGATAGAAAAATTTTTAAATGAAAATAAGGGAGAAAAAGAATGA
- the fabF gene encoding beta-ketoacyl-ACP synthase II, which produces MGQADKLNRVVVTGIGTISPLGNNVDEFWKKVRANESGIAPITKFDASEVGVHVAGEVKDFDPTLTMDRKEYKRMDLFCQYGIAASVEAVKMSGYDIAANASRVGTLISSGIGGLIEIENGVRKMIDKGPKRIPPLFVPLTIGNMAAGNISMKLGAKGISMDIVTACASSTNSIGEAFLKIQAGFLDACLAGGCEGTINEIGIGGFNALTALSTNEDPTKASRPFDKDRDGFVMGEGAGVLFLESLDSAQERGAHILAEIVGYGATSDAHHMTAPVPDGSGAGEAIKMALASANITPEQVSYINAHGTSTPANDSGETTAIKYALGDVAYDIPVSSSKGHFGHLLGAAGGIEAITCVKALEDGFIPATLGLETSDEACDLDYVPQTGREADLQYVLSNSLGFGGHNAILCFKRWEGK; this is translated from the coding sequence ATGGGACAAGCGGATAAATTAAATCGAGTTGTGGTCACTGGAATTGGGACGATTTCACCCCTAGGCAATAATGTCGATGAATTTTGGAAAAAAGTGCGCGCGAACGAATCAGGAATTGCCCCAATTACGAAGTTCGATGCAAGTGAAGTCGGTGTGCATGTGGCGGGAGAGGTGAAAGACTTCGATCCAACATTGACGATGGATCGGAAAGAATACAAGCGAATGGACTTGTTCTGTCAGTACGGTATTGCGGCATCGGTTGAAGCAGTGAAGATGAGTGGGTATGATATTGCAGCAAATGCGAGTCGCGTAGGAACGTTGATTAGCTCTGGTATTGGCGGATTAATCGAGATTGAAAATGGAGTCCGCAAGATGATTGATAAAGGACCGAAGCGTATTCCACCATTATTCGTTCCACTAACGATTGGAAATATGGCAGCGGGAAATATCTCGATGAAGTTAGGCGCAAAAGGAATTAGTATGGATATCGTTACCGCATGTGCGAGCTCAACGAACTCAATCGGAGAAGCTTTCTTGAAAATTCAAGCAGGATTTTTAGATGCTTGTTTGGCGGGAGGATGTGAAGGAACGATTAATGAAATTGGGATCGGCGGCTTTAATGCCTTAACGGCGCTATCAACGAATGAAGATCCTACGAAAGCCTCACGTCCATTCGATAAGGATCGCGATGGATTCGTGATGGGAGAAGGTGCGGGAGTACTTTTCTTAGAATCATTGGATAGTGCGCAAGAACGAGGAGCGCACATTTTAGCTGAAATAGTAGGGTATGGAGCGACATCTGATGCGCATCATATGACAGCACCGGTTCCAGATGGTAGTGGGGCGGGTGAAGCCATTAAGATGGCACTCGCATCAGCTAATATTACACCAGAACAAGTTAGCTACATTAATGCGCATGGGACAAGCACACCAGCGAATGATAGTGGAGAGACGACCGCGATCAAGTATGCTCTGGGAGATGTTGCGTATGATATTCCGGTCTCCAGTTCCAAAGGCCACTTCGGGCATCTATTAGGAGCTGCTGGTGGAATTGAAGCAATTACGTGTGTGAAAGCCTTGGAAGATGGGTTTATTCCGGCAACATTGGGCTTAGAAACGTCAGATGAAGCTTGCGACTTAGATTATGTACCACAGACCGGTCGTGAAGCAGACTTGCAATATGTGTTATCCAACTCACTCGGGTTCGGTGGTCATAATGCAATTCTATGCTTCAAACGTTGGGAGGGGAAGTAA
- a CDS encoding acyl carrier protein yields the protein MVFETVKDIIVEQLGIDESEVTKETDLENELDADSLDIFQIISDIEDEYDITIDTDLNLQTVGELVDYVQQLIG from the coding sequence ATGGTATTTGAAACAGTGAAAGATATTATTGTTGAACAATTAGGAATCGATGAAAGTGAAGTAACGAAAGAGACCGATTTGGAAAATGAATTGGATGCAGATAGTTTAGATATTTTCCAAATTATTTCAGATATTGAAGATGAGTATGATATTACAATTGATACAGATTTGAACTTACAAACAGTAGGTGAGTTAGTAGATTACGTGCAGCAATTAATCGGTTAA
- the accA gene encoding carboxyltransferase subunit alpha: MKAYDIVKEARDIQRLSTTDLIEALCDYFIECHGDRCGSDDAAIVGGVGMMNGQPITIIGTEKGKTVEENVRCNFGSASPSGYRKAARLLKQAEKFQRPVLTLINTAGAHAAPESEEGGIGEAIAQNLLVMSDITVPTLAIILGEGGSGGAIALALADEVWMMERSVYSILSPEGFASILWKDAKRAPEAAELMKLTSKDLKALGVIDRIIPEVVADEEIARPELLANLAGAIQDKLAELQAQPIKKRLANRAQRFRQF, translated from the coding sequence ATGAAAGCTTATGATATTGTGAAAGAAGCACGGGATATTCAGCGGCTATCGACGACTGATCTGATCGAAGCATTGTGTGATTACTTCATAGAATGTCATGGAGATCGCTGTGGCAGTGATGATGCGGCGATTGTTGGCGGGGTGGGTATGATGAATGGACAGCCCATTACTATTATTGGAACTGAAAAAGGAAAAACGGTTGAAGAAAATGTGCGGTGCAACTTCGGATCAGCCTCACCTAGTGGATATCGCAAGGCAGCCCGCTTATTGAAACAGGCCGAAAAATTCCAACGACCCGTTCTTACTTTAATTAATACGGCGGGCGCACATGCAGCCCCGGAATCAGAAGAAGGTGGTATTGGAGAGGCGATTGCACAGAATTTATTAGTCATGAGTGATATTACCGTTCCTACATTAGCCATCATTCTGGGTGAAGGAGGTAGTGGTGGCGCAATTGCACTAGCACTAGCTGATGAAGTGTGGATGATGGAACGTAGTGTCTATTCAATTCTATCTCCAGAGGGGTTTGCATCCATCTTATGGAAAGATGCCAAACGTGCTCCAGAAGCTGCTGAACTGATGAAATTAACATCCAAAGATTTGAAAGCACTTGGCGTAATCGACCGAATTATTCCCGAAGTAGTAGCTGACGAGGAAATTGCACGGCCAGAACTTCTCGCTAACTTAGCGGGAGCTATCCAAGATAAGCTTGCAGAACTTCAAGCACAACCAATTAAGAAGCGATTGGCAAACCGTGCGCAAAGATTCCGCCAGTTTTAA
- the fabZ gene encoding 3-hydroxyacyl-ACP dehydratase FabZ, protein MSVLTAQEVMEIIPNRFPIFFIDAVDELVPGKRIVCRKNVTINEHVFQGHFPGEPVLPGVYIVEAMAQAGSIPLLKQEGFEGKTGYLGGLNKVKFRQKVVPGDVLRIEVDIIKQKQNAGIGRGRAFVGDKKVAEADMTFIIGAN, encoded by the coding sequence ATGAGTGTATTAACAGCCCAAGAAGTGATGGAGATTATCCCTAATCGCTTCCCGATATTTTTTATCGATGCAGTAGATGAATTAGTTCCTGGTAAGCGCATTGTGTGCCGAAAAAATGTCACGATTAATGAGCATGTTTTTCAGGGGCATTTTCCGGGAGAACCCGTCTTGCCGGGTGTCTATATTGTTGAAGCGATGGCACAAGCGGGGAGTATTCCATTGTTGAAGCAAGAGGGATTTGAAGGCAAGACAGGGTACTTAGGTGGGTTAAATAAAGTGAAATTCCGCCAAAAAGTTGTACCTGGAGATGTTTTGCGGATAGAAGTCGATATTATTAAACAGAAGCAGAATGCCGGAATCGGCCGAGGACGAGCTTTTGTAGGAGATAAGAAGGTCGCTGAAGCTGATATGACCTTTATTATTGGAGCGAATTAA
- the fabG gene encoding 3-oxoacyl-[acyl-carrier-protein] reductase, translating into MSQVCVVTGSSRGIGLAIAKQLADEGHQVVLNSRSPLKPEVLEQFADAKLEVGTIVGDVSDFADAERMITAVKEQYGRIDVLVNNAGITRDGLVMRMKEEDFDQVIATNLKGCFNMARHTTPIMLKQRSGTIINVSSVSGIMGNAGQVNYAASKAGVIGLTKSLARELASRSITVNTIAPGFIETDMTAEMSERVTEAMLGEIPLKRFGQAEEVASAVKFLMENRYVTGQTIEVNGGLHI; encoded by the coding sequence ATGAGCCAAGTTTGTGTAGTGACAGGAAGTTCAAGAGGAATTGGATTGGCAATTGCCAAGCAGTTAGCAGATGAAGGACATCAAGTTGTCTTAAATAGTCGGAGCCCCCTCAAGCCAGAAGTGCTTGAACAATTCGCCGATGCTAAGTTAGAGGTAGGAACGATTGTTGGGGATGTGAGTGACTTTGCTGATGCAGAGCGGATGATTACCGCTGTGAAAGAACAATATGGACGTATCGATGTGTTAGTAAATAATGCTGGAATTACGCGTGATGGTCTAGTCATGCGGATGAAGGAAGAAGATTTCGATCAAGTGATTGCCACTAACCTAAAAGGGTGTTTCAACATGGCTCGTCACACCACACCAATCATGCTCAAACAGCGTAGCGGAACGATTATTAATGTATCCAGTGTTTCAGGTATTATGGGGAATGCGGGTCAAGTGAACTATGCGGCGAGTAAAGCAGGTGTTATCGGCTTAACAAAATCTCTCGCACGTGAGTTGGCTAGCCGTAGTATCACGGTCAACACTATTGCACCAGGCTTTATTGAGACAGATATGACGGCTGAGATGAGTGAACGTGTGACTGAAGCGATGTTAGGAGAAATTCCGTTGAAACGCTTTGGCCAAGCTGAAGAAGTAGCTAGTGCCGTTAAGTTTTTGATGGAAAATCGTTATGTGACAGGACAGACAATTGAAGTGAATGGAGGCCTACACATCTAA
- a CDS encoding beta-ketoacyl-ACP synthase 3 produces MSKVVATGQYLPANRLTNEQLIAKAEIDSSDEWIVQRTGVKARRFAEAESVADLATEAARAILANAGPDVRQDIRLIIVASMSSGNPTPSIANQVQANLGIAEAWGFDISGACSGFTMAVDIAERMSRTYETGYVLVIGADKMSQILDLSDRTSSIIFGDGAGGLLIACDGAGLPGYRSQLVALEDTKNAITLDKTVPGRQYLTMLGRDVFNFVVRAVIPGLAQFIDELNGSYDYVLSHQANDRLLDVMSQKLGIDRQQIPANIAEVANTSSASIPILLDDLVQAGTIELSGRQQIVMIGFGGGLTYGINYFKL; encoded by the coding sequence GTGAGTAAAGTAGTAGCAACAGGGCAATATTTGCCGGCTAATCGCTTAACGAATGAGCAGTTGATTGCAAAAGCTGAGATTGATTCGAGTGATGAGTGGATTGTTCAACGAACGGGAGTGAAGGCGCGTCGGTTTGCAGAAGCGGAATCTGTTGCAGACTTGGCGACTGAAGCAGCGCGAGCGATTTTGGCAAACGCTGGCCCGGATGTTCGACAAGATATTCGTCTAATTATTGTCGCCAGTATGTCGAGTGGAAATCCGACGCCGAGTATAGCGAATCAAGTACAAGCTAATCTGGGGATTGCGGAAGCTTGGGGATTTGATATTAGCGGAGCGTGTAGTGGTTTTACGATGGCAGTTGATATTGCTGAACGGATGAGCCGAACGTATGAAACCGGGTATGTATTAGTTATTGGTGCAGATAAAATGAGTCAAATTCTAGACTTAAGTGACCGAACATCGAGCATTATCTTTGGTGACGGAGCGGGCGGTTTACTCATCGCTTGTGATGGTGCGGGATTGCCGGGCTATCGCAGTCAGTTAGTGGCGTTAGAGGATACGAAGAACGCGATTACGCTGGATAAGACCGTTCCAGGTAGACAATATTTGACGATGCTAGGGCGAGATGTATTCAATTTCGTCGTCCGAGCAGTGATTCCGGGCTTGGCTCAGTTTATCGATGAATTGAATGGATCATATGATTACGTGCTCAGTCATCAGGCAAACGATCGCTTACTCGATGTGATGAGTCAGAAATTAGGCATTGATCGACAGCAGATTCCGGCTAATATTGCAGAAGTCGCTAATACGTCAAGTGCCAGTATTCCGATCTTGTTGGATGACTTAGTTCAGGCAGGGACCATAGAACTGTCTGGCCGACAACAGATTGTAATGATTGGTTTCGGTGGCGGATTAACATATGGTATCAATTATTTTAAACTTTAA
- the fabK gene encoding enoyl-[acyl-carrier-protein] reductase FabK yields the protein MKTAITELLGIRYPIIQGAMAWVADADLASAVSNAGGLGIVGTGHDSREVVKEKIDQMKKLTDQPFAVNAMLLNPHIEEVIDYIIEESGVKIVTTGAGNPSQYMKRFQEAGIRVIPVVASVALAKRMERIGADAIVIEGMEAGGHIGRSTTLTLLPQVVEAVDIPVIAAGGFGNGESLAAALMLGAEAIQVGTRFVVSKESNAHQNFKQKILKANDIATVVTGQITGHPVRVLRNQLTTDYLELERLQTSEDEPDFSEMEKLGKGALRRAVVEGDIKQGSMMAGQIAGLVKKEETVAEMIQDYIDGAQQAYRRCQACFTQDDA from the coding sequence ATGAAAACAGCAATAACAGAGTTACTCGGCATTCGATACCCAATCATCCAAGGTGCGATGGCTTGGGTGGCGGATGCCGATTTAGCAAGTGCGGTGTCCAATGCAGGTGGGTTAGGTATTGTGGGAACAGGACATGATTCGCGCGAAGTTGTGAAAGAAAAAATTGATCAGATGAAAAAATTGACGGATCAGCCATTTGCTGTTAATGCGATGCTGTTAAATCCGCATATTGAAGAAGTGATTGACTATATTATTGAAGAATCAGGGGTCAAGATTGTTACGACGGGGGCAGGCAATCCAAGTCAATACATGAAACGTTTCCAAGAAGCGGGGATCCGAGTAATTCCAGTGGTGGCTTCTGTGGCATTAGCGAAGCGGATGGAACGAATAGGTGCTGATGCAATTGTTATCGAAGGCATGGAAGCAGGCGGTCATATTGGTCGTTCGACGACGCTGACATTATTGCCACAAGTTGTTGAAGCGGTTGATATTCCTGTTATCGCAGCAGGTGGCTTCGGGAATGGCGAGTCATTGGCGGCTGCCTTGATGTTAGGAGCTGAAGCGATTCAAGTTGGGACACGTTTTGTCGTATCAAAGGAATCCAATGCGCACCAAAACTTCAAACAAAAAATTCTGAAGGCAAATGATATCGCAACCGTTGTAACGGGCCAAATTACCGGTCATCCTGTGCGGGTCTTGCGTAATCAACTGACGACAGATTATTTAGAACTGGAACGACTTCAGACAAGTGAAGATGAACCGGATTTTTCTGAAATGGAAAAATTAGGTAAGGGCGCACTGAGGCGAGCGGTTGTTGAAGGGGATATTAAGCAAGGATCGATGATGGCCGGTCAAATTGCCGGCTTGGTGAAGAAAGAAGAGACTGTGGCAGAGATGATTCAAGATTATATCGATGGCGCCCAACAAGCTTATCGTCGTTGTCAAGCGTGCTTTACCCAAGATGATGCGTAA
- the accB gene encoding acetyl-CoA carboxylase biotin carboxyl carrier protein, whose protein sequence is MNYDQLLALVDKLDQSSLAYIRYEHDGSKVELSKEVPYSQPVSMPSEMSSVSSPAIRETTPTVPSVVSDDKLHNETSTDVSEVAGVEVLSPMVGVAYLQPAPDKAPYVQVGDRVEAGDVVVIIEAMKIMTEIKAECSGIVVDILVANEELVEYDQPLIRIKEDN, encoded by the coding sequence GTGAATTACGATCAACTATTAGCTCTGGTTGATAAATTGGATCAATCAAGTCTTGCTTATATTCGGTATGAACATGACGGGAGTAAAGTTGAATTAAGTAAAGAAGTTCCTTATTCTCAACCAGTATCCATGCCATCCGAAATGAGTTCAGTAAGTTCACCAGCAATAAGAGAGACAACACCAACTGTCCCATCAGTTGTTTCAGACGACAAATTGCATAATGAAACATCAACTGACGTGAGTGAAGTAGCAGGGGTGGAGGTCTTATCGCCAATGGTAGGGGTAGCATACTTGCAACCTGCCCCAGATAAAGCCCCTTACGTTCAAGTTGGCGATCGGGTCGAAGCAGGAGATGTTGTTGTTATTATTGAAGCGATGAAAATCATGACCGAAATTAAAGCAGAGTGCAGTGGAATTGTAGTGGATATTTTGGTTGCCAATGAGGAATTGGTTGAATATGACCAACCGCTCATTCGAATTAAGGAGGATAACTAG
- the accC gene encoding acetyl-CoA carboxylase biotin carboxylase subunit gives MFKKVLVANRGEVAVRIIRVLREMGISSVAIYSSADKQALHTELADEAICIGPAKTLDSYGNPVAVISAALQMNCDAIHPGYGFLSEKSEFVDLCEEVGLTFIGPSSRVINQMGNKQHARETMRAAGVPCTPGSDGLVQTVEEAEQVAEVIGYPLMVKAADGGGGKGMRRVADASELAHKFSAAMMEAQAVYGNKDVYIEKIIAPAKHIEVQLLADTHGNVIHLGERDCSLQRNNQKVIEMAPATFLDASVREALCDAAVTAAKAIGYTNAGTIEFLVDEQQQFYFMEMNTRLQVEHPVTEMITGIDIVREQINIAMGQPLAITQEDVTFNGMAIECRLNAEDPKQSFRPASGYIERLILPSGGMGLRVESGVYPNYSLPPYYDSMIAKIIVHKSSRQETFKTLQRALVEVVVEGLVTNIELLEELAYSEEVLADQYHTKWLEDEFLPAWMMTD, from the coding sequence ATGTTTAAAAAAGTGTTGGTGGCCAATCGAGGAGAGGTAGCGGTTCGCATTATTCGGGTATTGCGAGAGATGGGAATCTCGTCGGTTGCAATATACAGTAGTGCGGATAAACAAGCGCTGCATACGGAGTTAGCCGATGAAGCAATCTGTATCGGTCCAGCAAAAACACTGGACTCATATGGGAATCCAGTTGCGGTGATTAGTGCCGCATTGCAGATGAACTGTGATGCCATTCATCCAGGATATGGTTTTTTGTCGGAGAAGAGCGAATTTGTGGACTTGTGCGAAGAAGTGGGTTTAACCTTTATCGGGCCGAGTAGTCGAGTCATTAACCAGATGGGGAATAAACAGCATGCGCGCGAGACGATGCGAGCAGCCGGTGTGCCTTGTACGCCAGGGAGTGACGGCTTAGTTCAGACCGTTGAAGAAGCTGAGCAAGTGGCCGAAGTAATTGGGTATCCGCTAATGGTAAAGGCAGCTGATGGTGGCGGGGGCAAAGGGATGCGACGTGTTGCTGATGCGAGTGAGTTGGCGCATAAGTTTTCAGCGGCAATGATGGAAGCACAGGCTGTCTATGGGAATAAAGATGTCTATATCGAAAAAATTATTGCGCCTGCCAAGCATATTGAAGTACAATTGTTAGCCGATACGCACGGTAATGTGATTCACTTAGGCGAACGTGATTGCTCTTTGCAGCGGAATAATCAAAAAGTTATCGAAATGGCCCCAGCTACGTTCCTCGATGCTTCGGTAAGAGAGGCGCTATGTGACGCGGCAGTAACCGCAGCTAAAGCTATTGGATATACCAATGCGGGAACGATTGAATTTTTAGTTGATGAACAGCAGCAGTTTTACTTTATGGAGATGAATACACGCCTACAGGTTGAGCATCCAGTGACAGAGATGATTACGGGTATTGATATTGTTCGAGAGCAAATTAACATTGCAATGGGTCAGCCTTTAGCCATAACACAAGAAGATGTCACATTTAATGGGATGGCTATCGAATGTCGCTTGAATGCAGAAGATCCAAAACAATCTTTCCGGCCAGCCAGTGGTTATATTGAGCGATTAATCCTACCTTCAGGAGGAATGGGCTTGCGGGTGGAGAGTGGTGTGTACCCCAATTATAGTTTGCCCCCTTATTATGATTCAATGATTGCTAAGATTATTGTTCATAAATCGTCTCGACAAGAAACGTTCAAGACATTGCAGCGCGCACTTGTTGAAGTGGTGGTTGAAGGATTAGTGACGAATATCGAGTTACTTGAAGAGTTGGCTTATAGTGAAGAGGTGCTGGCTGATCAGTATCATACAAAGTGGTTAGAAGATGAGTTTTTACCAGCGTGGATGATGACAGACTAG
- the accD gene encoding acetyl-CoA carboxylase, carboxyltransferase subunit beta yields the protein MGLFRKRKGIKLNKILEEKDQERLAHVPDDLVERCPSCRKMLLHKQIETDCCCPNCGYHMHFAAYDRIEWLVDAGSFSEWEATLQTNNPLDFPRYAEKMAQQREKTGLNEAVITGRALINKQAVAIGVMDSRYIMASMGTIVGEKITRLFERAIAQQLPVVLYIASGGARMQEGILSLMQMAKISQAVQQHNRAGLFYLPILTHPTTGGVTASFAMQGDLILAEPEATVGFAGRRVIEQTIKAKLPLDFQMAERVMKTGFIDQIVPRDQQIQVISHLLAIHGQKGSAVDESL from the coding sequence GTGGGATTATTTCGTAAGCGAAAAGGAATTAAACTGAATAAAATCTTAGAAGAAAAAGATCAAGAACGTTTAGCTCATGTGCCGGATGATTTAGTAGAGCGATGTCCAAGTTGTCGCAAGATGTTATTGCATAAGCAAATTGAGACGGATTGTTGTTGTCCCAATTGTGGGTATCATATGCATTTTGCAGCGTATGATCGAATTGAATGGTTGGTCGATGCGGGGAGTTTCTCTGAGTGGGAAGCGACCTTGCAGACAAATAATCCACTAGACTTTCCTCGTTATGCTGAAAAGATGGCCCAACAGCGGGAAAAAACAGGATTAAATGAAGCAGTCATTACTGGTCGAGCGCTGATCAATAAGCAAGCAGTTGCGATTGGAGTGATGGATAGTCGATATATTATGGCGAGTATGGGAACGATTGTCGGGGAAAAAATCACGAGGTTATTCGAACGAGCAATTGCGCAACAGTTACCTGTTGTGCTCTACATTGCATCTGGTGGGGCGCGCATGCAAGAAGGGATCTTATCATTAATGCAAATGGCTAAGATTAGCCAAGCAGTACAACAACATAACCGAGCGGGACTCTTCTATCTACCTATTCTGACCCATCCAACAACCGGAGGCGTGACGGCTAGTTTTGCCATGCAAGGAGATCTTATCTTGGCCGAGCCGGAAGCGACAGTTGGTTTTGCTGGTCGGCGAGTGATTGAGCAGACTATTAAAGCTAAATTACCCCTTGATTTTCAGATGGCTGAACGTGTCATGAAGACAGGTTTTATTGATCAAATTGTACCGCGAGACCAGCAGATTCAAGTGATTAGTCACTTGTTAGCAATACACGGACAGAAAGGAAGTGCAGTCGATGAAAGCTTATGA
- the rpsJ gene encoding 30S ribosomal protein S10, with the protein MAKQKIRIRLKAYEHRVLDQSATKIVETAERTGAEVAGPVPLPTERKLFTIIRSPHKYKDSREQFEMLTHKRLVDILNPTPKTVDALTKLDLPSGVDIEIKL; encoded by the coding sequence ATGGCAAAACAAAAGATTCGTATTCGTTTGAAAGCATACGAACACCGCGTATTGGATCAATCAGCAACAAAGATTGTGGAAACAGCAGAACGAACAGGAGCTGAAGTAGCTGGACCTGTGCCACTACCAACAGAACGTAAATTGTTCACTATTATTCGTTCGCCACACAAATACAAAGATTCACGCGAACAGTTCGAAATGCTTACACACAAACGCTTAGTAGACATTTTGAATCCAACGCCGAAGACAGTCGATGCATTAACAAAACTCGACTTACCATCAGGTGTTGATATTGAAATCAAACTATAA